A window of the Zeugodacus cucurbitae isolate PBARC_wt_2022May chromosome 2, idZeuCucr1.2, whole genome shotgun sequence genome harbors these coding sequences:
- the LOC105219689 gene encoding peroxiredoxin-2, whose amino-acid sequence MSFLARALFRKVPTLCQKAGRQQISARRLLHQTAPLLAVKVQRPAPDFKGLAVVGNDFQEIKLADFRGKYLVLFFYPLDFTFVCPTEIIAFSERIEEFKKLNAEVVGVSVDSHFSHLVWCNSERKDGGLGGLSYPLLSDLTKKISNDYDVLLDNEGISLRGTFIIDPNGIVRQYSINDLPVGRSVDEVLRLIKAFQFVDEHGEVCPANWHPDKNPDTIKPDVADSKEYFKKHG is encoded by the exons ATGTCGTTCCTTGCAAGGGCGCTGTTTAGAAAA GTCCCAACTTTATGCCAAAAGGCCGGTCGTCAACAAATATCTGCTAGACGGCTTTTACATCAAA CTGCTCCACTTTTGGCCGTCAAAGTGCAACGCCCCGCACCGGACTTTAAAGGTTTAGCCGTTGTGGGCAATGACTTTCAAGAGATAAAGCTTGCCGActtcagaggaaaatacctaGTTTTATTCTTCTATCCATTGGATTT TACTTTTGTCTGCCCTACtgaaattattgcatttagCGAACGCATAGAAgaattcaaaaaactaaatgcTGAAGTAGTTGGTGTATCTGTGGACTCGCATTTCAGTCATTTAGTTTGGTGTAACTCGGAACGCAAAGATGGTGGCCTTGGTGGCCTAAGTTACCCACTTCTTTCAGATTTAACTAAAAAGATTTCCAATGATTACGACGTTCTATTAGATAATGAAGGCATTTCCTTGCGTGGTACCTTTATTATAGACCCCAATGGAATCGTGCGTCAATACTCTATAAACGACTTGCCGGTCGGCCGTTCTGTGGATGAAGTACTCCGACTCATAAAGGCATTCCAATTTGTGGATGAACACGGAGAGGTCTGCCCTGCAAATTGGCACCCAGATAAGAATCCTGACACAATCAAGCCTGACGTCGCTGATTCAAAGGAATATTTCAAGAAGCACGGATAA
- the LOC105219687 gene encoding splicing factor 1, whose product MSETPPHSNVGEMQPPQSDNGYGERDYRSKHDNSERSRSRSKDHYSRDVREKDKERERDKKKRDRSRDHHRERESKDRDRDRHHESREKDRHKRERDRDRDRNRDRERDRDRERERDRKREGYENERDRNSRSRRSHSRSHSRRSRSRSNDYDSRRKRRSNSRSDRRDRVRDRERSRSYESRRHERGSRERGHSQGNAVDSDFRSSRDHRMETIKEESREKGFDLTQTIQELMNSTTSTKNFAALFQCSNSNDSCSNEPSENSQDGTDRKRRKRSRWGGTENDKTFIPGMPTILPPTLDSAQQEAYLVQLEIEEISRKLRTGDLGIPQNPEERSPSPEPIYSSDGKRLNTREFRFRKRLEERRHQLIQKMQSVNPEFKPPADYKPPVTRVSDKVLIPQEQHPDINFVGLLIGPRGNTLKAMEKETGAKIIIRGKGSVKEGKVGRKDGQPLPGEDEPLHAFITAPNPEAVKKAVDKIKDVIRQGIEVPEGHNDLRRMQLRELAQLNGTLRETDCPRCTNCGSSEHKSWLCPDKPNVTNSIVCTSCGGAGHISKDCRSKRPGAAGEATTEDSQAKIDEEYMSLMAELGEGPPPSAQKATVDPLAQVHLNRGYSLFDKKPAQTLAIQAPPPSIAQPAPSTTSVISTGPPPPPIPPAWGGSAAPMPPLIPPPWISAPPPPPGNESLPPPPIPGASLPPPPPGTGPMPPLLPPPPGTQAPLPPWTPPAPGGMMPPGFGGWGGGFMPAPPCAPPPPPCAPPPPGMPALNQPPPPPPPSN is encoded by the exons ATGAGTGAAACTCCTCCGCATTCGAATGTAGGAGAAATGCAACCTCCTCAGTCCGATAATGGCTATGGTGAACGTGATTACCGTAGCAAACATGACAATTCTGAACGTTCCCGTTCTCGTTCAAAAGACCATTACAGCCGAGATGTTAGAGAAAAGGACAAAGAACGAGAAAGGGATAAAAAAAAGAG ggACAGATCTCGGGATCATCACCGCGAACGGGAGAGCAAAGATAGGGATCGGGATCGCCACCATGAAAGTCGAGAAAAAGATCGTCATAAGAGAGAAAGGGATCGGGATAGGGATCGTAATAGGGACCGAGAGCGTGATCGTGACAGGGAAAGAGAACGCGATCGAAAGAGGGAAGGCTATGAAAATGAGAGGGACCGAAACTCCCGTTCTCGTCGAAGTCATTCTAGAAGCCACTCCCGTCGCAGTCGATCGCGTAGTAATGATTATGATAGTCGAAGGAAGCGTCGTTCAAATAGTCGCTCCGATAGGCGAGATCGTGTTCGCGATCGCGAACGTAGCCGAAGTTATGAAAGTCGCAGACATGAACGTGGCAGCAGAGAACGTGGTCATAGTCAAGGAAATGCTGTTGATTCTGATTTTCGAAGTAGCCGAGATCATCGTATGGAAACAATTAAAGAGGAATCTCGTGAAAAAGGTTTTGACTTAACCCAGACTATTCAAGAATTAATGAATAGCACAACTTCTACCAAAAATTTTGCTGCACTGTTTCAATGTTCCAATAGTAATGATTCATGCAGCAATGAACCTTCGGAAAATTCAC aagatGGAACTGATCGCAAACGGCGAAAGAGATCACGGTGGGGAGGCACTGAaaatgacaagacatttatacCTGGTATGCCAACAATCTTGCCACCAACTCTGGACTCTGCACAACAAGAGGCATATTTAg TTCAACTTGAAATCGAAGAAATCAGCCGCAAATTGCGTACCGGTGACCTGGGAATACCGCAGAATCCAGAAGAAAG GTCCCCATCACCTGAACCAATTTATAGTTCCGATGGCAAGCGATTGAATACAAGGGAATTTCGTTTCCGCAAACGTTTGGAAGAGCGTCGCCATCAATTGATACAGAAAATGCAAAGCGTTAATCCGGAATTCAAACCTCCAGCAGATTACAa GCCACCTGTAACACGTGTAAGCGACAAAGTCTTAATACCACAAGAACAACACCCAGACATAAATTTTGTTGGTTTGCTGATTGGTCCACGTGGCAATACACTGAAAGCAATGGAGAAGGAAACGGGAGCTAAGATTATAATCCGAGGCAAAGGGTCAGTAAAAGAAGGTAAAGTCGGTCGAAAGGATGGCCAACCTCTACCTGGTGAAGATGAGCCATTACATGCATTCATTACTGCACCTAATCCAGAAGCAGTGAAAAAAGCTGTGGACAAGATAAAGGATGTCATTCGACAAGGGATTGAAGTGCCGGAAGGTCATAATGATTTGCGTCGCATGCAACTCAGAGAATTGGCACAATTAAACGGTACATTGCGTGAAACTGATTGCCCACGTTGCACAAATTGTGGTTCAAGCGAGCATAAGTCATGGCTTTGTCCAGACAAACCCAATGTGACAAACAGTATTGTTTGCACGTCTTGTGGTGGGGCAGGTCATATTTCGAAGGATTGTCGTAGCAAACGACCCGGCGCCGCTGGAGAAGCCACTACTGAGGACTCACAAGCGAAAATTGATGAGGAGTACATGAGTTTAATGGCCGAATTAGGCGAAGGACCCCCACCAAGTGCACAGAAAGCAACTGTCGATCCATTAGCGCAAGTGCACTTGAATCGTGGTTATAGTCTATTTGATAAGAAGCCAGCGCAAACACTTGCTATTCAAGCGCCACCACCTTCAATCGCCCAACCGGCTCCATCGACTACGTCGGTAATATCAACGGGCCCCCCGCCGCCCCCTATTCCGCCAGCTTGGGGTGGTTCAGCTGCTCCAATGCCTCCGTTGATTCCGCCACCATGGATTAGtgcaccaccaccgccacccgGTAATGAATCcttaccaccaccaccaatacCAGGCGCTTCgttaccaccaccaccgcctgGCACCGGTCCAATGCCACCATTGCTTCCTCCACCTCCGGGTACCCAAGCTCCTCTGCCCCCATGGACACCACCAGCTCCGGGAGGTATGATGCCACCAGGGTTCGGTGGTTGGGGCGGTGGCTTCATGCCAGCTCCGCCATGtgcaccaccaccacctccaTGTGCACCACCACCCCCGGGAATGCCTGCTTTAAATcaaccgccaccaccaccgccaccatcTAATTGA
- the LOC105219686 gene encoding nucleolar protein 14 homolog, translating into MAKAKKNKKTLADQVYSKKANGSTKSNPFATAIPATSNRLNPFEVHVNKEKFQILGRTCKHDKGLPGVSRAKAVRKRKETLAVEYQNKHKTNKFRDRRIGKFQTGDELSEDVINARFVSARVEQLKQNKASRFNLNDDDILTHRGQTLEEIEQFRDERSDDEDLEDDKLNAEFTEAAHFGGDPELSKDRQSAIEDMIAEQKRRKIEIAKEKDEVHNLTEKLDSNYKELLGLVDKLSKKELLEKPKPDDYDKALKEMIFEPRGVVTDKLLSEEELAKQERERLEELERNRLKRMHEDGENVNVKTKQIEHRSADALDDGYFGYSVEEEDETLTYTLDGELGTTLNANTADELEEESIEVDENDEAEGEEDEDQEEESEGEDSSNDGGDDDDNLSDLKVTDSESEEELEKCLLSKETLHDKAVGNKKENVSNIKIDADLPYTMDIPGKYEEFHKLLYKRKAEVQGIIIERLIKCNHPKLDGINNKEKISKLFAFLLQYVNELFADATQDDIQRQFKILDILNPHMYDLVQMIPDKLSNILLDVIKEKYSNYLKNIKLFPPLETLIFFKLVSNFCSTSDFRHTVVTPCYIFIQHILSKARLRTRQEIAGGLFLVTICFEFSRLSKRFLPAVLNFLLGIVYLNIPKRPVEVLKIVPPFQSTGPMSKLLAIADIEEKEKLKEELLKSEDLVLTTFSVDFKIRALNMTLKLIKDIISNLEENIGSNYFATPFLELFERLPLAIYPEFVHTNFKAAKLILEGVSKKKLTKIVPPEKKPKALRLLEPRIEVIYDDKRRPRLTKDKEERVKLVHKLRRETKGAIREIRRDTEFLQKMRLDQQIQSDMERKEKVKRIYQEASIQQGELNELDRLKKKKKF; encoded by the exons ATGGctaaagcaaagaaaaacaaaaaaacattagcAGATCAAGTATACTCGAAGAAAGCTAATGGATCTACAAAATCAAACCCGTTTGCAACAGCAATACCGGCAACATCAAATCGACTAAATCCGTTCGAGGTCCATGTAAACAAAGAAAAGTTCCAGATTCTTGGACGCACTTGCAAACATGATAAAGGGTTGCCTGGTGTATCACGCGCGAAAGCCGTTAGAAAACGCAAAGAAACACTTGCTGTTGAATatcaaaataaacacaaaaccaACAAATTCCGTGATCGCAGAATAGGCAAATTCCAAACGGGCGACGAATTGAGTGAAGACGTTATAAATGCACGTTTCGTGTCAGCAAGAGTAGAGcagttaaaacaaaataaagcgTCTAGATTTAACTTAAATGATGATGATATTTTAACTCATCGCGGTCAAACACTGGAAGAAATCGAGCAATTCCGGGACGAAAGGTCGGACGATGAAGATTTGGAAGATGATAAACTAAATG cTGAATTCACGGAAGCTGCTCATTTCGGCGGCGACCCAGAATTGTCAAAGGATCGTCAGTCTGCGATAGAAGATATGATAGCTGAACAAAAACGACGAAAAATAGAAATAGCtaaagagaaggacgaagtgcaTAATTTAACAGAAAAATTAGATTCAAATTATAAAGAATTACTTGGATTGGTTGATAAATTATCCAAAAAAGAGTTGCTGGAAAAGCCTAAACCGGATGATTATGATAAGGCTTTAAAGGAAATGATTTTTGAACCTAGGGGAGTAGTTACTGATAAACTCTTGTCCGAAGAAGAATTAGCTAAGCAGGAGAGAGAAAGATTGGAAGAATTGGAAAGGAACCGATTAAAACGAATGCATGAAGACGGAGAAAATGTCAATGTTAAGACAAAGCAAATAGAACATCGTTCAGCCGATGCCTTAGATGATGGCTATTTTGGTTATTCAGTTGAAGAAGAAGATGAAACGCTGACATATACTCTAGATG GTGAGCTGGGAACAACATTGAATGCAAATACTGCCGATGAATTAGAGGAAGAATCGATCGAAGTCGACGAAAATGATGAAGCAGAAGGTGAAGAGGATGAAGACCAGGAAGAGGAATCAGAAGGTGAAGATTCCTCGAATGATGGAGGGGATGATGACGATAACTTGAGTGACTTGAAAGTAACTGACTCGGAATCGGAAGAAGAActtgaaaaatgtttgttgtcCAAAGAAACCTTGCACGATAAAGCTgttggaaataaaaaagaaaatgtatcGAATATTAAAATTGATGCCGATTTGCCATATACCATGGATATTCCCGGTAAATACGAAGAATTCCATAAATTGCTATATAAACGCAAAGCCGAGGTACAAGGAATAATAATTGAGCGTCTTATAAAATGTAACCATCCAAAACTGGATGGCATCAACAACAAGGAGAAGATTAGCAAATTGTTCGCCTTTCTTTTGCAGTATGTAAATGAATTATTTGCGGACGCTACCCAAGACGATATACAaagacaatttaaaatattggatATACTCAATCCTCACATGTACGATCTAGTCCAAATGATACCAGATaaattgtcaaatattttattagacgttatcaaagaaaaatatagtaactatcttaaaaatattaaattgtttccTCCACTAGAAactcttatattttttaagcttGTATCGAATTTCTGCAGTACATCAGACTTTCGTCACACAGTAGTTACGCcctgttatatttttatacaacatatCCTATCGAAGGCGCGTCTAAGGACAAGACAGGAGATAGCCGGTGGCTTGTTTTTGGTAACaatttgttttgagttttcGAGGTTGTCAAAACGTTTTTTGCCAGCAGTGCTGAACTTTTTGCTCGGTATTGTATACCTGAATATACCAAAGCGACCTGTCGAAGTTTTGAAAATTGTGCCACCATTTCAGAGCACTGGACCCATGAGCAAACTACTGGCCATTGCTGACATTGAGGagaaggaaaaattaaaagaggAGTTATTAAAATCAGAAGATTTAGTTTTGACTACATTTTCTGTTGACTTTAAAATACGTGCTTTGAATATGACATTGAAATTGATTAAAGATATTATTTCAAATCTCGAAGAAAATATTGGGTCGAACTATTTTGCAACACCCTTTTTGGAATTATTTGAACGCCTACCTTTGGCTATCTACCCCGAATTTGTGCACACAAATTTTAAAGCAGCAAAACTGATATTAGAAGGTGTATccaagaaaaaattaacaaaaatcgtACCGCCAGAAAAGAAACCTAAAGCGCTAAGATTGCTTGAACCACGAATTGAAGTAATTTATGATGACAAACGTCGACCACGGTTAACAAAAGATAAGGAGGAAAGAGTCAAGTTGGTACATAAATTGCGTCGTGAAACTAAGGGTGCTATTAGGGAAATACGAAGAGACACTGAATTCTTGCAGAAGATGCGTTTAGATCAGCAAATCCAAAG tGATATGGAGCGCAAGGAAAAGGTTAAACGCATTTATCAAGAAGCTTCGATTCAACAAGGTGAACTTAATGAGTTAGACCGtcttaagaaaaaaaagaagtTCTAG